A section of the Lineus longissimus chromosome 1, tnLinLong1.2, whole genome shotgun sequence genome encodes:
- the LOC135492035 gene encoding serine/arginine repetitive matrix protein 2-like isoform X1 — translation MQSMKGWHQRRPQLGETRRTKSRKREEDLAALRSAVLASMLQPKAAVIPKEEARPLAPMKSDSEDDEDDLAALRAAALQSKRKKSLESSQDSRRNSSDKFSSRRSGSNGTANLITIPPQNVESVKSLPARSQNRWGGSLNSSPASTPTKSNVGHKFSRLQHSDTESEESDQEPVTTDTKKSDDELGSDVDIHLGFDAKEIPTLSPALEEPSRCPGPVHVPAQVPIDVAVPVAVPEEHVLSPVRVKTEPQDMDDKSMVYRDIDERTYNHRRLNDFGNTYTDPVVIDEHGDVDMRRVESHLKPPKLQIQVNMDGAGDRRRVQVADVGPVQQMFRVTVTNLNQQRNILLEGADGCLFHDGMGMQLGGRLRPIDDLSVLDARRMIMPRLEQERPKPLVDGEQYGNSGYWDTAEQFRKRKQSYEGQETPWNDVNNYQTANKAIETDHYLAEKTTGKLYMDRESSKFVDREEKPKLRLTQPDHYSDSDSKTDSLLPAESVSTREHDIAVNAEYWVTADQTTERVVKRGGKVKLKSGEKTVKRKSRSPRAEKVKTSKDSRNRSRTSKKRQPEPESSLERYSGDESEITTSRDIKRERDDSFSESEHLSSRERSPSESDVKNSDTIDDDSKFSDIYSEDVSSVSHKANRPVLKKKNRGPQPPVRTHQNSGRSPKQVVVNPKKDKSPRGRKEVVNEHVKNVKGRRARHEVEEFDRSESRERGEGHVKEHNHHVREKNIRHKGDVDEKVHRTKNERVRKSKMVYEEEEDDEEIQAKPKKSRAAREVSDEESSPERPVKTKRSVKDVAGVTHHKAVKKKMVEAPVERSSRPKQRSPRKKLTPEPVEPKRSPGNRMYRSRKLPEEEGEITDEESEERVCKPVKLRSKEQLKMREAIGECSRKLHELLRREEKEEGELDESPVEVNRRALKGLKEEKEEGELSEGPSERKRKVTKGQKLAAPDSDEEERLASRKLQKLRKDKVKSGAEPGDKVVAEKKAKSKSATSEEQSAEKVVEKKTTVGSKLKPPEEVEKSKTGKEISSEKFESGDKNDSDTSAKSNKSKRSLEGTAAKSDVGTNVTSATEKMSGQEEKKSGEKAAKRVESGKAAKGKKTDDEESGAKWKKVGEGEEDRALSPLQEMLEEANKEVEDATKQAAAAEEKDKTAAARFKKFQLEKPGVKKGAKSEEEVKTKAAATKKPTEPKKLDKAGLKLSETKEKLLKILAQGKLKTQDAAKKTAGKPGQKDDTMNFSAGLEAIVQRKGADSRKKVTATKAVKKSVAKRKKNISKSPVRKKSKKSNRGRHRDSRSRSSSTTSYSDRRKSRHRRRHRYSSTESSRSRYSSTSYSRRSRSRSRRRSYSRRRSRSRSSSYSHRRSRSRSRRRSRSRKRSSSGSRSSSRTRSSSRSGSTSSTRSSSHSRSTRSSSTGSTSSTSSASSKDSNDNAAWRFKHTGTSAKAGQTKSEIFERKRTDIENEQKKKQNKNTIDKELPDDRRGNYNNRNDDRPWRGGHDFRYNNNNRGRFTHHDNRPRFNDFGNFRGPGRYQRDWYPRGSGSGYRDFRDHRQDNNFRDFRNQNRDRPPFVRRNRSWSSERGNEKDASPERSRSKDKKGKSQRSKSRDDSKDTENKRSRSRESGAQTKTAGAIKSKVNPPPKFDADKEKVHSDSEGSQQGENKRAFSLLNMDKEKLPVHKRLGSQLGNVIPAKMNRRQPDNEPDMLYNQTNRWRAFLRRMGKGTCTCHLAQDNYRGQQRGGYVYRRWQPRGWHYQPRWHHPEFSP, via the exons ATGCAGTCGATGAAGGGCTGGCACCAACGGCGACCTCAGCTGGGCGAAACGAGGAGGACAAAGTCACGAAAAAGG GAAGAAGATTTAGCAGCACTGAGGTCAGCTGTTCTGGCCTCCATGCTCCAACCT AAAGCTGCTGTGATACCGAAAGAGGAGGCACGACCTCTGGCACCAATGAAATCCGACTCCGAAGATGACGAAGATGACTTGGCTGCCTTGCGGGCGGCCGCCCTTCAGTCTAAGAGGAAGAAGAGCCTGGAGAGCTCACAGGATTCCAGAAGG AACTCCTCCGATAAGTTCAGCAGTAGACGCTCTGGGAGCAACGGCACGGCAAACCTCATAACAATCCCGCCTCAGAATGTAGAGTCTGTCAAGTCACTCCCTGCCAGATCCCAAAACCGGTGGGGAGGGAGTCTCAATAGCAGTCCTGCGTCGACACCAACAAAGTCAAATG TTGGGCACAAGTTCAGTCGGTTGCAGCACAGCGATACCGAGAGCGAGGAAAGTGATCAAGAGCCAGTCACAACCGACACCAAGAAGAGCGATGATGAACTCGGATCCGATGTCGACATTCATCTCGGTTTTGATGCCAAAGAGATCCCCACTCTCTCTCCTGCGTTAGAGGAGCCAAGTCGATGTCCAGGTCCAGTGCATGTACCAGCACAAGTGCCAATTGATGTGGCAGTGCCAGTAGCAGTGCCAGAGGAACATGTACTTTCACCGGTCAGGGTCAAAACTGAGCCACAAGATATGGACGATAAGAGTATGGTGTATCGTGATATTGACGAGCGAACGTACAATCACCGTCGCTTGAATGATTTCGGTAACACTTACACCGATCCTGTGGTGATTGACGAGCATGGAGATGTCGATATGCGGCGGGTTGAGAGTCACTTGAAGCCACCAAAGTTACAGATTCAAGTGAATATGGACGGTGCGGGGGATAGGAGGCGTGTGCAGGTTGCAGACGTGGGACCTGTGCAGCAGATGTTTCGGGTTACTGTGACTAATCTCAATCAGCAGCGAAATATCTTATTAGAGGGTGCTGACGGATGCTTATTCCACGACGGGATGGGAATGCAGTTGGGTGGTCGCTTACGCCCTATCGATGACTTATCTGTTCTTGATGCCAGGAGGATGATTATGCCACGTTTGGAGCAAGAGCGGCCTAAACCGCTCGTGGATGGTGAGCAATATGGAAATAGTGGCTACTGGGACACAGCAGAGCAATTCCGTAAAAGAAAGCAAAGTTATGAAGGACAAGAAACACCTTGGAATGATGTCAATAATTATCAGACTGCCAATAAGGCAATTGAAACTGATCATTACTTGGCGGAGAAAACCACTGGTAAATTATACATGGACCGTGAATCTTCTAAGTTTGTAGATCGTGAAGAAAAACCGAAGCTGCGCTTGACTCAACCTGATCATTACAGTGACTCTGATTCTAAAACTGATTCTCTTTTACCTGCGGAATCTGTTTCTACAAGAGAACATGACATTGCAGTTAATGCTGAGTACTGGGTGACTGCAGATCAGACCACGGAGCGGGTGGTGAAAAGGGGAGGCAAAGTCAAACTTAAGAGTGGGGAAAAAACGGTAAAAAGAAAAAGTAGAAGCCCAAGGGCTGAAAAGGTTAAAACTTCTAAGGATTCAAGAAATCGATCTCGTACGAGTAAGAAACGACAACCAGAGCCAGAAAGTAGTCTGGAGAGGTATTCAGGGGATGAATCAGAAATTACGACCAGTCGTGATATCAAACGAGAGCGAGATGATTCGTTTTCTGAATCTGAGCACCTTAGTTCTCGTGAGAGAAGCCCCTCTGAAAGTGATGTCAAAAATAGTGATACGATCGATGATGATTCCAAATTCTCGGATATTTACTCCGAGGATGTTTCATCAGTCTCACACAAAGCAAACCGTCCTGTGTTAAAAAAGAAAAATCGGGGCCCTCAGCCTCCTGTACGGACACATCAAAACTCTGGTAGATCGCCCAAACAAGTTGTGGTTAACCCTAAGAAAGATAAATCACCACGTGGTAGAAAAGAAGTTGTTAACGAACATGTTAAAAACGTTAAAGGCAGACGTGCAAGACATGAAGTTGAGGAGTTTGATAGGTCTGAATCACGTGAGCGAGGTGAAGGGCATGTTAAAGAGCACAATCACCACGTGAGGGAGAAAAACATTCGCCATAAGGGTGATGTTGACGAAAAAGTTCATCGGACAAAAAATGAGCGCGTTCGTAAATCAAAGATGGtttatgaagaagaagaagacgatgaAGAAATACAAGCTAAACCAAAGAAATCCCGGGCCGCTCGTGAAGTCAGCGATGAAGAGTCTTCTCCGGAAAGACCTGTGAAAACCAAAAGATCTGTCAAAGATGTTGCAGGTGTGACTCATCACAAAGCAGTAAAGAAGAAAATGGTTGAAGCCCCGGTTGAACGTTCCTCCAGACCCAAACAGCGCAGTCCTCGAAAGAAGCTGACTCCTGAGCCTGTGGAGCCCAAGCGGTCACCAGGAAACCGAATGTATCGATCGAGGAAACTACCAGAGGAGGAAGGAGAGATAACTGATGAAGAATCTGAGGAAAGGGTTTGCAAGCCGGTGAAACTTCGCAGCAAGGAACAACTTAAAATGAGGGAAGCCATTGGTGAATGCAGCCGCAAACTTCATGAGTTACTACGCAGAGAGGAAAAGGAAGAGGGTGAATTGGATGAAAGTCCTGTGGAAGTGAATCGTAGAGCTTTGAAAGGACTGAAAGAGGAGAAGGAAGAGGGGGAGTTGTCAGAGGGGCCGTCTGAACGTAAGCGTAAAGTCACGAAAGGTCAAAAGTTAGCAGCTCCAGATAGTGATGAAGAAGAAAGGTTGGCGAGTCGAAAGCTACAGAAACTGAGGAAGGATAAAGTTAAAAGTGGTGCGGAGCCTGGCGATAAGGTGGTTGCTGAGAAGAAAGCGAAATCAAAGTCCGCTACTTCGGAGGAGCAGTCTGCAGAGAAGGTAGTTGAGAAAAAGACGACTGTTGGTAGTAAATTGAAACCTCCTGAAGAAGTTGAAAAAAGTAAGACTGGCAAAGAAATTagttcagagaagtttgaatcTGGTGATAAAAACGATAGCGACACTTCTGCGAAGTCCAACAAGTCGAAAAGATCTCTGGAGGGGACGGCAGCAAAGTCTGATGTTGGTACGAATGTGACGTCTGCAACTGAAAAGATGTCTGGCCAGGAAGAGAAAAAGAGTGGAGAGAAAGCTGCTAAGAGGGTTGAATCAGGAAAAGCTGCCAAGGGAAAGAAAACAGATGATGAGGAATCAGGTGCCAAATGGAAAAAAGTTGGTGAAGGTGAAGAAGATCGGGCTCTGTCGCCTCTACAGGAGATGTTGGAGGAGGCTAACAAAGAAGTGGAGGATGCCACAAAACAAGCAGCAGCTGCAGAAGAGAAGGATAAAACAGCAGCAGCAAGGTTTAAGAAGTTTCAGTTGGAGAAGCCTGGGGTCAAAAAGGGGGCAAAATCAGAGGAGGAAGTAAAAACTAAAGCAGCTGCGACTAAGAAACCTACAGAACCTAAAAAATTGGACAAAGCTGGGTTAAAACTTTCTGAGACCAAGGAAAAGTTGCTGAAGATCTTAGCACAGGGTAAGTTGAAGACTCAGGATGCTGCTAAGAAAACTGCGGGGAAGCCTGGTCAGAAAGATGATACTATGAACTTTTCTGCGGGTCTGGAAGCAATAGTCCAAAGGAAGGGAGCAGATAGTCGTAAGAAAGTCACTGCCACTAAAGCTGTCAAGAAATCGGTGGCGAAAAGGAAAAAGAATATTAGTAAGTCTCCAGTACGTAAGAAAAGCAAAAAAAGCAACAGGGGTAGGCATCGTGACTCAAGGTCTAGATCTTCGTCAACAACTTCCTACAGCGATCGCAGAAAATCACGGCATCGGCGACGCCACCGATATTCAAGTACTGAAAGTAGTCGATCGCGATACTCTAGTACTAGTTACAGTCGTAGGAGCAGGAGTAGGAGTCGAAGGAGAAGCTACAGTCGTAGGAGGAGTAGGAGCAGATCCAGCAGTTACAGTCATAGGAGGTCTCGTAGTAGGAGCAGAAGGAGGTCGAGAAGTCGAAAGCGAAGCTCTTCTGGTAGCAGGAGCTCAAGTCGGACTAGAAGTTCTAGTCGCAGTGGGAGTACTAGTAGTACGAGAAGCTCTAGTCATAGTCGTAGCACTAGGAGTTCTAGTACAGGAAGTACTAGTAGTACCAGCAGCGCTTCTTCTAAAGATTCTAATGACAATGCTGCCTGGAGGTTTAAACATACTGGAACGAGTGCTAAGGCTGGACAAACCAAGTCTGAAATCTTCGAGAGAAAGCGAACTGACATTGAAAATGagcagaaaaagaaacaaaataagaATACCATCGATAAAGAATTGCCTGACGATCGGCGTGGGAATTATAATAATAGGAATGACGATCGACCGTGGCGGGGTGGACATGATTTTCgttacaataacaacaacagagGGAGGTTCACGCATCATGATAATAGACCGAGGTTTAATGACTTTGGTAATTTTAGGGGTCCGGGGAggtaccagagggactggtaCCCCAGAGGTAGTGGCAGTGGCTATAGAGATTTTAGAGACCACCGTCAGGATAACAATTTCAGAGACTTCAGAAATCAAAACCGTGACCGACCGCCGTTTGTTCGACGGAACCGTTCATGGAGTAGCGAGAGAGGTAATGAGAAAGATGCCAGTCCTGAGCGTTCGCGCAGTAAAGATAAGAAAGGTAAATCGCAGCGTTCGAAATCGCGTGATGACTCCAAAGACACTGAAAACAAACGCTCGCGGAGTCGTGAATCTGGTGCTCAAACAAAAACTGCTGGTGCCATTAAATCTAAGGTGAACCCCCCTCCTAAGTTTGATGCAGACAAAGAGAAAGTCCATTCCGATTCTGAAGGGAGCCAACAAGGTGAAAACAAACGag CCTTCAGTTTGCTTAACATGG ATAAAGAGAAACTTCCCGTTCACAAGCGGCTGGGTTCGCAACTCGGCAACGTGATTCCGGCCAAAATGAATCGGCGTCAGCCCGACAACGAGCCAG ATATGTTGTACAACCAAACCAATAGATGGCGTGCATTTTTGCGACGTATGGGTAAGGGAACATGCACATGTCATCTGGCTCAAG
- the LOC135492035 gene encoding serine/arginine repetitive matrix protein 2-like isoform X3 translates to MQSMKGWHQRRPQLGETRRTKSRKREEDLAALRSAVLASMLQPKAAVIPKEEARPLAPMKSDSEDDEDDLAALRAAALQSKRKKSLESSQDSRRNSSDKFSSRRSGSNGTANLITIPPQNVESVKSLPARSQNRWGGSLNSSPASTPTKSNVGHKFSRLQHSDTESEESDQEPVTTDTKKSDDELGSDVDIHLGFDAKEIPTLSPALEEPSRCPGPVHVPAQVPIDVAVPVAVPEEHVLSPVRVKTEPQDMDDKSMVYRDIDERTYNHRRLNDFGNTYTDPVVIDEHGDVDMRRVESHLKPPKLQIQVNMDGAGDRRRVQVADVGPVQQMFRVTVTNLNQQRNILLEGADGCLFHDGMGMQLGGRLRPIDDLSVLDARRMIMPRLEQERPKPLVDGEQYGNSGYWDTAEQFRKRKQSYEGQETPWNDVNNYQTANKAIETDHYLAEKTTGKLYMDRESSKFVDREEKPKLRLTQPDHYSDSDSKTDSLLPAESVSTREHDIAVNAEYWVTADQTTERVVKRGGKVKLKSGEKTVKRKSRSPRAEKVKTSKDSRNRSRTSKKRQPEPESSLERYSGDESEITTSRDIKRERDDSFSESEHLSSRERSPSESDVKNSDTIDDDSKFSDIYSEDVSSVSHKANRPVLKKKNRGPQPPVRTHQNSGRSPKQVVVNPKKDKSPRGRKEVVNEHVKNVKGRRARHEVEEFDRSESRERGEGHVKEHNHHVREKNIRHKGDVDEKVHRTKNERVRKSKMVYEEEEDDEEIQAKPKKSRAAREVSDEESSPERPVKTKRSVKDVAGVTHHKAVKKKMVEAPVERSSRPKQRSPRKKLTPEPVEPKRSPGNRMYRSRKLPEEEGEITDEESEERVCKPVKLRSKEQLKMREAIGECSRKLHELLRREEKEEGELDESPVEVNRRALKGLKEEKEEGELSEGPSERKRKVTKGQKLAAPDSDEEERLASRKLQKLRKDKVKSGAEPGDKVVAEKKAKSKSATSEEQSAEKVVEKKTTVGSKLKPPEEVEKSKTGKEISSEKFESGDKNDSDTSAKSNKSKRSLEGTAAKSDVGTNVTSATEKMSGQEEKKSGEKAAKRVESGKAAKGKKTDDEESGAKWKKVGEGEEDRALSPLQEMLEEANKEVEDATKQAAAAEEKDKTAAARFKKFQLEKPGVKKGAKSEEEVKTKAAATKKPTEPKKLDKAGLKLSETKEKLLKILAQGKLKTQDAAKKTAGKPGQKDDTMNFSAGLEAIVQRKGADSRKKVTATKAVKKSVAKRKKNISKSPVRKKSKKSNRGRHRDSRSRSSSTTSYSDRRKSRHRRRHRYSSTESSRSRYSSTSYSRRSRSRSRRRSYSRRRSRSRSSSYSHRRSRSRSRRRSRSRKRSSSGSRSSSRTRSSSRSGSTSSTRSSSHSRSTRSSSTGSTSSTSSASSKDSNDNAAWRFKHTGTSAKAGQTKSEIFERKRTDIENEQKKKQNKNTIDKELPDDRRGNYNNRNDDRPWRGGHDFRYNNNNRGRFTHHDNRPRFNDFGNFRGPGRYQRDWYPRGSGSGYRDFRDHRQDNNFRDFRNQNRDRPPFVRRNRSWSSERGNEKDASPERSRSKDKKGKSQRSKSRDDSKDTENKRSRSRESGAQTKTAGAIKSKVNPPPKFDADKEKVHSDSEGSQQGENKRDKEKLPVHKRLGSQLGNVIPAKMNRRQPDNEPDMLYNQTNRWRAFLRRMGKGTCTCHLAQDNYRGQQRGGYVYRRWQPRGWHYQPRWHHPEFSP, encoded by the exons ATGCAGTCGATGAAGGGCTGGCACCAACGGCGACCTCAGCTGGGCGAAACGAGGAGGACAAAGTCACGAAAAAGG GAAGAAGATTTAGCAGCACTGAGGTCAGCTGTTCTGGCCTCCATGCTCCAACCT AAAGCTGCTGTGATACCGAAAGAGGAGGCACGACCTCTGGCACCAATGAAATCCGACTCCGAAGATGACGAAGATGACTTGGCTGCCTTGCGGGCGGCCGCCCTTCAGTCTAAGAGGAAGAAGAGCCTGGAGAGCTCACAGGATTCCAGAAGG AACTCCTCCGATAAGTTCAGCAGTAGACGCTCTGGGAGCAACGGCACGGCAAACCTCATAACAATCCCGCCTCAGAATGTAGAGTCTGTCAAGTCACTCCCTGCCAGATCCCAAAACCGGTGGGGAGGGAGTCTCAATAGCAGTCCTGCGTCGACACCAACAAAGTCAAATG TTGGGCACAAGTTCAGTCGGTTGCAGCACAGCGATACCGAGAGCGAGGAAAGTGATCAAGAGCCAGTCACAACCGACACCAAGAAGAGCGATGATGAACTCGGATCCGATGTCGACATTCATCTCGGTTTTGATGCCAAAGAGATCCCCACTCTCTCTCCTGCGTTAGAGGAGCCAAGTCGATGTCCAGGTCCAGTGCATGTACCAGCACAAGTGCCAATTGATGTGGCAGTGCCAGTAGCAGTGCCAGAGGAACATGTACTTTCACCGGTCAGGGTCAAAACTGAGCCACAAGATATGGACGATAAGAGTATGGTGTATCGTGATATTGACGAGCGAACGTACAATCACCGTCGCTTGAATGATTTCGGTAACACTTACACCGATCCTGTGGTGATTGACGAGCATGGAGATGTCGATATGCGGCGGGTTGAGAGTCACTTGAAGCCACCAAAGTTACAGATTCAAGTGAATATGGACGGTGCGGGGGATAGGAGGCGTGTGCAGGTTGCAGACGTGGGACCTGTGCAGCAGATGTTTCGGGTTACTGTGACTAATCTCAATCAGCAGCGAAATATCTTATTAGAGGGTGCTGACGGATGCTTATTCCACGACGGGATGGGAATGCAGTTGGGTGGTCGCTTACGCCCTATCGATGACTTATCTGTTCTTGATGCCAGGAGGATGATTATGCCACGTTTGGAGCAAGAGCGGCCTAAACCGCTCGTGGATGGTGAGCAATATGGAAATAGTGGCTACTGGGACACAGCAGAGCAATTCCGTAAAAGAAAGCAAAGTTATGAAGGACAAGAAACACCTTGGAATGATGTCAATAATTATCAGACTGCCAATAAGGCAATTGAAACTGATCATTACTTGGCGGAGAAAACCACTGGTAAATTATACATGGACCGTGAATCTTCTAAGTTTGTAGATCGTGAAGAAAAACCGAAGCTGCGCTTGACTCAACCTGATCATTACAGTGACTCTGATTCTAAAACTGATTCTCTTTTACCTGCGGAATCTGTTTCTACAAGAGAACATGACATTGCAGTTAATGCTGAGTACTGGGTGACTGCAGATCAGACCACGGAGCGGGTGGTGAAAAGGGGAGGCAAAGTCAAACTTAAGAGTGGGGAAAAAACGGTAAAAAGAAAAAGTAGAAGCCCAAGGGCTGAAAAGGTTAAAACTTCTAAGGATTCAAGAAATCGATCTCGTACGAGTAAGAAACGACAACCAGAGCCAGAAAGTAGTCTGGAGAGGTATTCAGGGGATGAATCAGAAATTACGACCAGTCGTGATATCAAACGAGAGCGAGATGATTCGTTTTCTGAATCTGAGCACCTTAGTTCTCGTGAGAGAAGCCCCTCTGAAAGTGATGTCAAAAATAGTGATACGATCGATGATGATTCCAAATTCTCGGATATTTACTCCGAGGATGTTTCATCAGTCTCACACAAAGCAAACCGTCCTGTGTTAAAAAAGAAAAATCGGGGCCCTCAGCCTCCTGTACGGACACATCAAAACTCTGGTAGATCGCCCAAACAAGTTGTGGTTAACCCTAAGAAAGATAAATCACCACGTGGTAGAAAAGAAGTTGTTAACGAACATGTTAAAAACGTTAAAGGCAGACGTGCAAGACATGAAGTTGAGGAGTTTGATAGGTCTGAATCACGTGAGCGAGGTGAAGGGCATGTTAAAGAGCACAATCACCACGTGAGGGAGAAAAACATTCGCCATAAGGGTGATGTTGACGAAAAAGTTCATCGGACAAAAAATGAGCGCGTTCGTAAATCAAAGATGGtttatgaagaagaagaagacgatgaAGAAATACAAGCTAAACCAAAGAAATCCCGGGCCGCTCGTGAAGTCAGCGATGAAGAGTCTTCTCCGGAAAGACCTGTGAAAACCAAAAGATCTGTCAAAGATGTTGCAGGTGTGACTCATCACAAAGCAGTAAAGAAGAAAATGGTTGAAGCCCCGGTTGAACGTTCCTCCAGACCCAAACAGCGCAGTCCTCGAAAGAAGCTGACTCCTGAGCCTGTGGAGCCCAAGCGGTCACCAGGAAACCGAATGTATCGATCGAGGAAACTACCAGAGGAGGAAGGAGAGATAACTGATGAAGAATCTGAGGAAAGGGTTTGCAAGCCGGTGAAACTTCGCAGCAAGGAACAACTTAAAATGAGGGAAGCCATTGGTGAATGCAGCCGCAAACTTCATGAGTTACTACGCAGAGAGGAAAAGGAAGAGGGTGAATTGGATGAAAGTCCTGTGGAAGTGAATCGTAGAGCTTTGAAAGGACTGAAAGAGGAGAAGGAAGAGGGGGAGTTGTCAGAGGGGCCGTCTGAACGTAAGCGTAAAGTCACGAAAGGTCAAAAGTTAGCAGCTCCAGATAGTGATGAAGAAGAAAGGTTGGCGAGTCGAAAGCTACAGAAACTGAGGAAGGATAAAGTTAAAAGTGGTGCGGAGCCTGGCGATAAGGTGGTTGCTGAGAAGAAAGCGAAATCAAAGTCCGCTACTTCGGAGGAGCAGTCTGCAGAGAAGGTAGTTGAGAAAAAGACGACTGTTGGTAGTAAATTGAAACCTCCTGAAGAAGTTGAAAAAAGTAAGACTGGCAAAGAAATTagttcagagaagtttgaatcTGGTGATAAAAACGATAGCGACACTTCTGCGAAGTCCAACAAGTCGAAAAGATCTCTGGAGGGGACGGCAGCAAAGTCTGATGTTGGTACGAATGTGACGTCTGCAACTGAAAAGATGTCTGGCCAGGAAGAGAAAAAGAGTGGAGAGAAAGCTGCTAAGAGGGTTGAATCAGGAAAAGCTGCCAAGGGAAAGAAAACAGATGATGAGGAATCAGGTGCCAAATGGAAAAAAGTTGGTGAAGGTGAAGAAGATCGGGCTCTGTCGCCTCTACAGGAGATGTTGGAGGAGGCTAACAAAGAAGTGGAGGATGCCACAAAACAAGCAGCAGCTGCAGAAGAGAAGGATAAAACAGCAGCAGCAAGGTTTAAGAAGTTTCAGTTGGAGAAGCCTGGGGTCAAAAAGGGGGCAAAATCAGAGGAGGAAGTAAAAACTAAAGCAGCTGCGACTAAGAAACCTACAGAACCTAAAAAATTGGACAAAGCTGGGTTAAAACTTTCTGAGACCAAGGAAAAGTTGCTGAAGATCTTAGCACAGGGTAAGTTGAAGACTCAGGATGCTGCTAAGAAAACTGCGGGGAAGCCTGGTCAGAAAGATGATACTATGAACTTTTCTGCGGGTCTGGAAGCAATAGTCCAAAGGAAGGGAGCAGATAGTCGTAAGAAAGTCACTGCCACTAAAGCTGTCAAGAAATCGGTGGCGAAAAGGAAAAAGAATATTAGTAAGTCTCCAGTACGTAAGAAAAGCAAAAAAAGCAACAGGGGTAGGCATCGTGACTCAAGGTCTAGATCTTCGTCAACAACTTCCTACAGCGATCGCAGAAAATCACGGCATCGGCGACGCCACCGATATTCAAGTACTGAAAGTAGTCGATCGCGATACTCTAGTACTAGTTACAGTCGTAGGAGCAGGAGTAGGAGTCGAAGGAGAAGCTACAGTCGTAGGAGGAGTAGGAGCAGATCCAGCAGTTACAGTCATAGGAGGTCTCGTAGTAGGAGCAGAAGGAGGTCGAGAAGTCGAAAGCGAAGCTCTTCTGGTAGCAGGAGCTCAAGTCGGACTAGAAGTTCTAGTCGCAGTGGGAGTACTAGTAGTACGAGAAGCTCTAGTCATAGTCGTAGCACTAGGAGTTCTAGTACAGGAAGTACTAGTAGTACCAGCAGCGCTTCTTCTAAAGATTCTAATGACAATGCTGCCTGGAGGTTTAAACATACTGGAACGAGTGCTAAGGCTGGACAAACCAAGTCTGAAATCTTCGAGAGAAAGCGAACTGACATTGAAAATGagcagaaaaagaaacaaaataagaATACCATCGATAAAGAATTGCCTGACGATCGGCGTGGGAATTATAATAATAGGAATGACGATCGACCGTGGCGGGGTGGACATGATTTTCgttacaataacaacaacagagGGAGGTTCACGCATCATGATAATAGACCGAGGTTTAATGACTTTGGTAATTTTAGGGGTCCGGGGAggtaccagagggactggtaCCCCAGAGGTAGTGGCAGTGGCTATAGAGATTTTAGAGACCACCGTCAGGATAACAATTTCAGAGACTTCAGAAATCAAAACCGTGACCGACCGCCGTTTGTTCGACGGAACCGTTCATGGAGTAGCGAGAGAGGTAATGAGAAAGATGCCAGTCCTGAGCGTTCGCGCAGTAAAGATAAGAAAGGTAAATCGCAGCGTTCGAAATCGCGTGATGACTCCAAAGACACTGAAAACAAACGCTCGCGGAGTCGTGAATCTGGTGCTCAAACAAAAACTGCTGGTGCCATTAAATCTAAGGTGAACCCCCCTCCTAAGTTTGATGCAGACAAAGAGAAAGTCCATTCCGATTCTGAAGGGAGCCAACAAGGTGAAAACAAACGag ATAAAGAGAAACTTCCCGTTCACAAGCGGCTGGGTTCGCAACTCGGCAACGTGATTCCGGCCAAAATGAATCGGCGTCAGCCCGACAACGAGCCAG ATATGTTGTACAACCAAACCAATAGATGGCGTGCATTTTTGCGACGTATGGGTAAGGGAACATGCACATGTCATCTGGCTCAAG